Genomic window (Sphingobacteriales bacterium):
GAAGGAAATACTGATTTGTTAAAGAAAGGGCTTGAAATATTACAATTTGAAGGCATTGGTACTGACAGAAATATCGGTCAGGGGACCTACACACTCAGCGAAGGCATAATTGAGTTAAATCTTCCGGGAAAAACTGAATATTATACCAATCTTGGACTTTATTGCCCTGATATTCATATTAATTTAGAAGAGCTTCTTGGTTCAAAGGATTCGGGTGAAAAAAAATGCCGATGGGATTTAATCAGGCGTGGTGGCTGGATTACTCAGGAAGGGTTTCTTGGGATCAGGAAAAAATACATTTATATGTTCACTGAGGGGAGCATATTCAAAATTAATATGAATGGGAGATTTTCAGATGGACAGGGCGCCATTGACCTAAAACCAAAGCCTGAAGGGTTGGTGGTACCAGAACATCAGGTTTATCGCTGCGGTAGAACAATTTTTTTACCTGTAAACATTTAATGAGATGATAAATATTGAACAGCAGATATTTCTTAAAATAATCTCACCTGTTTATATTGGCGGGGCACAGGAAAAGAATCTGCAGGAAGGACTTGATTTTTTTGAAAATTACAGAATAATTGAAAGTGAATTATATCATCCTGAAAAAGGTATTGACCCTGATTTACTTGCTACAGCATTAGCAAGTGGTGACAATAACGCCCTGGCAAATTTAATTAAAAAACAAGATGACTGGAAATATCGATATGTCAGAACTTTTATGGGTGAAAAAGGTTCTACCGGTGAAATCAAAGCCTTCATTAAATCCGGAGCAGATGGCAGACCTTATATACCGGGAAGTTCCCTGAAAGGCGCCATGCGCAGTGCAATTGCAAACCATCTCTGTGGAGGGCATGCAAATGATAATCCTGACCCTGTTTTTATTAAAAATTTTGAAAACAGCCTTTTCCGTTATATTAAAGTTACTGATTGTTTTTTTAATGAAGTCAGGTTATACCGTTCCAAAATTGCTTCGCTGGGCAACCGTGGAATAAGATGGAAAGTTGCCCGAACCAAAAATGAAGACAATTTTAACCCGAATGGGTTTGATACGGCTTTTGAATCACCAGAAATTGGCTCATCCAGTTCTTTTTCCCTTAAAATTGCTCAACCATTCTTTCAAAACTTTCAAAGACAATTATCCGGTTTACACCCATATGCCAGAAATTTTCTTAATCAGGATAACATTATTCAACATTTCCTTGAGGCAATAAACCAATACACTTTAAATTTTGTTGACAAAGAAATCAGATGGTTTGAAAATTACAAAGGAGATAAAAGCAATCAGATAATTGACCAGATGAGGAGAATTATAGCACCAGCCAACAGAGGATACCTGATGCGGTTAGGTTTTGGTACAGGTTTTCATGCGATGAGCGGTGACTGGAAATTTGATAATCATATTCAAGTTGGAACTATTGAAAGAAACAAGAACAAGATACCCAGATACAAAACCCGCAGAATTGCTTTCGACCAATGGCCAAATCCATCCTATTTTGGTCCCTTGGGATATGTTTTACTTTCTCTTAATCCATTTGAACAGTCTTCTTTAATTACTCAAGAAAGCTCTCATGAAACCCGAATGGGTGATGTTAAAACGCTGGAAGTTAAGCCTGTACATAGAGATATTATCCTAAAGCCAAATAAAGAAAACCTCCTGGATGCGGAAGTAAAGGAAAACAATCAGGTTGAAGTTTATATGCCAGACGGAACAAAGAAAATCGTCAGACTCGTCAGTGGAAAAGCAGAACCCGGAAAGGTTATTGAGGTCGCTATCTATCCTGATAAAAAAGGCAATTTTAATCAGGCCAGTTTCAAAGGATACAAAAAATAGGCGGACTCCTAACTTAAGATTCATAAAATTGCATCAATAAAAGTTTTACGCATACATAAATCTTTTATTATATTTGCCGAAAGTTTTACATATACATAAAATGGAGAAAGATAAATTTATACCGGAAAAACTTATCAATCGGCAAAAATATATTGATCATGCGGTAAAATATATTGATAAAGACATAATCAAGGTTTTTTCAGGACAGCGAAGGGTGGGCAAAAGCTATATGCTTTATCAGGTTGCACAGCATATCATAAACTCGAATACGGAAGCTAACATTGTTTTTATTAATAAAGAATTAGCTGAATACCGCTTTATTAATACAGAGTTTCAACTGATTGAATATCTGAAAAATAAGGATAAAGCCAGATACAACTATCTTTTTATTGATGAAGTTCAGGAAATTAAGGGTTTTGAAAATGCATTAAGGAGTTTGCTCGCAGACCGAAAATGGGATATCTGGTGCAGTGGGAGTAATGCCTCATTTTTATCAATAGATATTGCAGGAATAATGAGTGGAAGATCTATCGAATTTCGGATTGGAGCATTAAGTTATACTGAGTTTTTGGATTTTCATCATCTCGATGATACGGACAATGCCTTATTGAAATATCTTAAGTTTGGGGGACTTCCTTATTTAATAAATTTATCACTGGATGATCTGACTGTTTTTGAATATCTCAGAGGCGTGTATAACACGATTTTATTTAAAGATATTGTAAACAGACATGGCATAAGAAATATTCATTTTCTTGAAAATCTGGTTCAGTTCTCAGCCGATCATATTGGCTCCTTATTGTCATCCAACAAAATAAGTGAATATTTGAAATCTCAGGGAATCCGCATGGCAACAGTCAGGGTTCTGGAATATTTGAATTACCTGACAGATGCTTTTTTCCTTAAAAAGATTAAAAGAACAGATATTAAGGGAAAGCGGGTGTTTGAGGTCGGGGAAAAATACTTTTTTGAAGATTTGGGTTTACGAAATCTCATTGCCGGTTTTTCGATGAACGATATTGGAAAAATCATTGAAAATGCTGTTTTGCTGCATTTACAGTATAACGGATTTGAAGTACATACTGTTGCCTTGAATGATAAGGAAATTGACTTTGTGGGAACACGTGTCAACGAAAAAATTTATGTTCAGGTAGCCTATCTGATACCTGATCAAAAAGTGTATGAAAGAGAATTCGGAAACCTGAGAAAGATAGATGACAATTATCCTAAATATGTGGTGTCAATGGATCCGGTAATTTCCACAGGCAATTTGGGGATCAAACATATTCATTTAAGAGAGTTTTTAAAAATGGAAATCTAACCAGCAGATGATGAAAAACATTTTTGCCATTACTTTTGGGACAAGCGATGTACAGTTTAACCAGGATGTTGTTGGACGTCATGGCTTTATTATCGCTCAGAACGGAAATATTTTTGTTCTGAAGCACAGGGAAAAGAATATTGAAATTTCTCTGAGACCCAACAGAGACCGTCAGAATTATTATCTGTTATCTTCACCAAGAATTGACGGAGAAAAAGTTTATAATCACATTGCTGATTTTCTGCCTGTCATTGAATTACCACTTACTCTGCCTGTTATTAAACAAATCAGGAAAACTGATCCTGAGCTGATAATTGACTGTTGGTTTTTGGTTGATACCAATCAGGATAAAGAAAAGGTAAAAGAACAACACTGGAAAAATGATACACTGTTTGTGTCCCGAATTTTCAAGGCAAAGCTCCAGTATGTATTTCCGGATGAAAAAGATGAGAAGTTTAAGTTTCATACCATTACTGAAGAGCTAACCAATATTGACAAGCAATACCTCGATTTCAGGAGAAAATGCCCCTATATTTTTGACCTGAAAGAAGAAGAAATTAATCAGATATTTCTGCTTCCGCAGGGAGGGATCGACCAGATCAATCAGGCATTGACACTTCAACTTATTCAGGCATATAAAACGAAAGTGAAGCAATGGCAGCAAGCTGAAGACAAAGAGCCAAAAGAGTTATTTTTTGTACAAAATTTTCTGAATGATTTGAATAAACAAAAGATTATCAAACATCTGGAAGATTATGATTTTGGATTAATTGCAAATTCAGGATTTTTTTCATCTGCGGATGAGATCTTTAAATTGTCTGAATTTGCTCATAGTAAACTAAACCTTGACTATGAAAATCTGGATAAAAATTGCAATTATTATGAAGATGACATACCTGAAAACAAAGCAAAAGACCTTTATTTGCACGCCAAAATATATTATAAACGAGGTGACTTTGGAAATTATCTCTGGAGATTGTTTACATTAATAGAAAACTTATACAGAATTGAAGTTGATAAAGTTTTTGGTAATACAGAAAATCTTTTTAATGAAATAAGAAATAATCCAAATGATAATCAGTGGATAAAAATGATAAAAAAATTTGAGGGATTGGAGGATTTTTTGGAAACAAGAAAAATGAACAATAAAAAAAACATTGAATGGAAAACCCCCAATAAGTTTGCTTATAAATACATTTTCAATTTTCTTATAGATAAGGGTTTTTATCAAATTAATCAGAAAAGAAAAGATAATTTAAATTTTATTTTTAACAAATGCATGCCACTTCTTAGCAAAAGGAATGATATAGCCCATTATCTAAGGCCTGTTACGAAAGAAATCATTGAATCTTCCTTACCCCAAAAAGTAACGTTGGATACACTGAATCAAAAATGGGATGAAATATTTAATATTTCAAAGGAAAAACCATTTGGTGTCTATGACGATATTAAGGACGACATCAAGAATATTTTAAATTTATGGTAACCATTCAATTCGATAATCTTTAATTTTCTTAAATAAAGTGGTATAGGAAATTCCTAACTCTTCTGCAACTTTTTGCTTATTCCCATTGAAATATGCCATTGCTCTGACAATATGTTCTCTTTCAATGTCAGTGAGTTTCCATGAACTCATGTTGAATCTGTTTTCTAATATTCGTGGTGGTAAATCTGAAGGCATTATTATCTCTTTTTGTAATAAATACAGCTTATAAATTAAATTGATCAATTCGCGTATATTACCAGGGAAAGAATAATTAAATAATATTTTTTTTGCTTCCTCGCTAAGAATAAAAACTTTTTGACCAGAAGGTTTATGTCTGGGAACCAAAAAGTTAAAGTATTTTTCTATTTCACTTTTTCCTCTTTTTCTTAAAGGCGGTAGTTCAAGTTCAGCAGCAGCAATCCGGTAATAGAGATCTTCTCTGAATTTACCTTCCTGTGTCATCTTTAATAAATCCTTGTTGGTAGCACAAATGATCCTGACATTCACTTTTTTTTCTACAGTATCGCCAAGCATGATGATTTTCTTTTCCTGTAAAACTCTTAATAAACTTTGCTGCATAAATGGTGAAATATCCCCTATTTCGTCCAGAAACAAAGTGCCTCCATTGGCCGATTCAAAAAAACCCTTGGTATCTTTGATTGCTCCGGTAAAAGCCCCTCTGACATAACCAAATAAACGGCTTTCTATCAGAGTATCGGTTAGGGAAGAACAATTAACTGCGACAAATGGTTTATCCTTTCTCGCTGAATGTTCATGAATAAATCGTGCAAGATTCTCTTTCCCTGTTCCATTTTCCCCTAGAATCAGAATCGGAATTTCATCTGTCATTGCGGCTTTCTCTGCCATTTCATATATTGGTTTTATGGAATCGGAAAGACAAATCTCATCCTGCAAATTAATTGTGGTCGCCACACTTTTAATATACAATGTGTGGGGGACTATTGTATTATCAATCTGAATATACTCAGGTTCAATTTTCCCTTCGGCAAATTCAGGGCGTCTGACCTGAAAAAGATTGAATTTGTATTGTCCCGACACAGCTAAAAAATACCAGACCACCATCATGGTCGGAGTGCCGGGTGAAATGAATACATCACAGCTTTTTTGATGTAATCCAAGTTCAATTAGTTTTTTCTCAAGCTTTTCTCTTACCTCAATGATACTTACAGGATCTTTTATTTCAATAAATACGGGAATGATTTTTTTATCCATCCCAACCAACTTGATATATTCATATATTGCTGATTCTCTTCTAGAATTAATATTATCTCCCATATTCCAAGACATTAACCAGTAATGTTTTTCATATTTATCCAGGTGATATCTATGAAAAGTTGCCGTTGGTCCATTCATGTTAAATGTGATATCCTGGTTAAAATCATTCCCATAAGCAATCCAGCTAATTAAAATTTTACTATCCATTTTCTAAATTAGGTATTTAAATTTTGAATACAAAAATAATGTTTTTCTTCAAAAAACAAAGATGAATCTTTTTTGAATAGTTAGGGAAAATTTTTGTTCAAAATTTAAAGATTGATAATATGGCAAACACAAACAAAATATATGATGTACTGAAAAAAGGGCTTTCCTTCAATCCAAATATGGAACAGATTGAAGCCTTAAAATGTTTAGGTGATTTCATAACAAGCTCATCCAATGATTTCTTCATCCTCTCTGGTCCTGCAGGTAGCGGTAAAACCTCCCTTGTTAAGTCGCTGGTTGATTATTTCGAAGAGAGCGGAACCGGTTATTATCTCGCCTCACCGACCGGTCGCTCTGCCCATATCCTGGGCCGAAAAACCGGCTCTTATGCCGCTACCCTGCATCACCTGCTTTTCATCCCTGAGTTTAACGATAAAACCATGCAAATTTGCTTTACCCCTAAATCAAATAAAGCACATGATTCAATACGCTATTTTATCGTTGATGAAGCATCAATGATCAGCGACAAAAGCAATCAGGAAGGAATGTTTGTGCAGGATGTTTCACTTCTTGGCCAACTGATCAGATTTGCCAAGAAAGGTAATCCGCAGAACAAATTAATATTAATAGGTGACCGCTATCAACTGCCACCTGTGGGTTCAAACGAATCTCCTGCTTTATCTGTCGATTATCTGAGTTCCCGCTACAAGCTCAAAGGAAACAGTTTTGAACTATCGCAGGTAGAGCGTCAATCCCACGACTCATATATTCTTGAAATGGCATGTCAGATTCTGCAATCTATTAAAGACAGGAAGTCTTATACTTTTAACAGTTTCAAAGCATACAGCAGTTTTAGTGCTTCTATCAACAAATATCTGGCTGATTATTCTGATGAAAACAGCGACCATTCCATCATGATAGCTTTTGCTAATTCGCAGGTCAATGCCATGAACACATGGGCAAGAAATTTCAGATACAACTATAAAAATCATCACAATATCATGCCTGACGAACTGATGATATGCAACCATAATGTCATGGTGGGGGAGAGCACACTTTTCAAAGGCAATCACTTTGTTGTCAGAAAAACATGGAAACCTGAAGAATTTGCGGGGCTACATTTTATCAATGCCAAAATCGAATTTACGGATCTATACAATGAGAAGGTTGTCGAAAACACAAAGATCATGATTGAAAGTGTTACTGCTCCTGATGGCAGCATTC
Coding sequences:
- a CDS encoding ATP-binding protein, coding for MEKDKFIPEKLINRQKYIDHAVKYIDKDIIKVFSGQRRVGKSYMLYQVAQHIINSNTEANIVFINKELAEYRFINTEFQLIEYLKNKDKARYNYLFIDEVQEIKGFENALRSLLADRKWDIWCSGSNASFLSIDIAGIMSGRSIEFRIGALSYTEFLDFHHLDDTDNALLKYLKFGGLPYLINLSLDDLTVFEYLRGVYNTILFKDIVNRHGIRNIHFLENLVQFSADHIGSLLSSNKISEYLKSQGIRMATVRVLEYLNYLTDAFFLKKIKRTDIKGKRVFEVGEKYFFEDLGLRNLIAGFSMNDIGKIIENAVLLHLQYNGFEVHTVALNDKEIDFVGTRVNEKIYVQVAYLIPDQKVYEREFGNLRKIDDNYPKYVVSMDPVISTGNLGIKHIHLREFLKMEI
- a CDS encoding sigma-54-dependent Fis family transcriptional regulator yields the protein MDSKILISWIAYGNDFNQDITFNMNGPTATFHRYHLDKYEKHYWLMSWNMGDNINSRRESAIYEYIKLVGMDKKIIPVFIEIKDPVSIIEVREKLEKKLIELGLHQKSCDVFISPGTPTMMVVWYFLAVSGQYKFNLFQVRRPEFAEGKIEPEYIQIDNTIVPHTLYIKSVATTINLQDEICLSDSIKPIYEMAEKAAMTDEIPILILGENGTGKENLARFIHEHSARKDKPFVAVNCSSLTDTLIESRLFGYVRGAFTGAIKDTKGFFESANGGTLFLDEIGDISPFMQQSLLRVLQEKKIIMLGDTVEKKVNVRIICATNKDLLKMTQEGKFREDLYYRIAAAELELPPLRKRGKSEIEKYFNFLVPRHKPSGQKVFILSEEAKKILFNYSFPGNIRELINLIYKLYLLQKEIIMPSDLPPRILENRFNMSSWKLTDIEREHIVRAMAYFNGNKQKVAEELGISYTTLFKKIKDYRIEWLP
- a CDS encoding AAA family ATPase gives rise to the protein MANTNKIYDVLKKGLSFNPNMEQIEALKCLGDFITSSSNDFFILSGPAGSGKTSLVKSLVDYFEESGTGYYLASPTGRSAHILGRKTGSYAATLHHLLFIPEFNDKTMQICFTPKSNKAHDSIRYFIVDEASMISDKSNQEGMFVQDVSLLGQLIRFAKKGNPQNKLILIGDRYQLPPVGSNESPALSVDYLSSRYKLKGNSFELSQVERQSHDSYILEMACQILQSIKDRKSYTFNSFKAYSSFSASINKYLADYSDENSDHSIMIAFANSQVNAMNTWARNFRYNYKNHHNIMPDELMICNHNVMVGESTLFKGNHFVVRKTWKPEEFAGLHFINAKIEFTDLYNEKVVENTKIMIESVTAPDGSIPIEKEKQLLHEAYKRNPRFRESRNPYDDAFVSAVRARYGYALTCHKAQGGEWNNVYLHPGFRKDDLRWLYTAITRASQNLYSWFDGKNGLTF